A genomic segment from Bufo bufo chromosome 8, aBufBuf1.1, whole genome shotgun sequence encodes:
- the CHMP1B gene encoding charged multivesicular body protein 1b has translation MSNMEKNLFNLKFAAKELNRSAKKCEKEEKAEKAKIKKAIQKGNTEIARIHAENAIRQKNQGINFLRMSARVDAVAARVQTAVTMGKVTKSMAGVVKSMDATLKSMNLEKISALMDKFERQFETLDVQTQQMEDTMSNTTTLTTPQNQVDSLLHEMADEAGLDLNLELPQGQTGSVGTSVASTEQDDLSQRLARLRDQV, from the exons ATGTCCAACATGGAGA AAAATCTGTTTAATCTGAAGTTTGCAGCAAAAGAACTGAACCGGAGCGCCAAGAAGTGCGAGAAGGAGGAGAAGGCGGAGAAGGCCAAAATCAAGAAG GCCATACAGAAGGGGAACACAGAGATCGCCCGGATACATGCCGAGAACGCCATCCGCCAAAAGAATCAAGGCATCAACTTCCTGCGGATGAGCGCCCGGGTGGATGCAGTGGCAGCGCGGGTGCAGACGGCCGTCACAATGGGCAAG GTGACGAAGTCGATGGCGGGTGTGGTGAAATCCATGGATGCCACCCTGAAGAGCATGAACCTTGAGAAG ATCTCGGCGCTGATGGATAAGTTTGAGCGCCAGTTTGAGACGCTCGATGTTCAGACACAGCAGATGGAAGACACGATGAGCAACACGACCACACTGACCACACCGCAG AATCAAGTCGACAGTCTGCTGCACGAGATGGCGGATGAGGCCGG CCTGGACCTGAACCTGGAGCTTCCTCAGGGACAGACCGGATCTGTAGGAACCAGCGTCGCCTCTACAGAACAG GATGATCTGTCGCAGAGACTCGCCCGTCTACGTGATCAGGTATAG